The following proteins are encoded in a genomic region of Pseudomonadota bacterium:
- a CDS encoding DUF2924 domain-containing protein: MTQTHWNGYLFWGLQPRTVAGAGKERES, encoded by the coding sequence ATCACGCAGACGCATTGGAACGGATACCTGTTCTGGGGTCTGCAGCCGCGGACCGTTGCGGGCGCTGGCAAGGAGCGAGAATCATGA
- a CDS encoding recombinase family protein has translation MSKRSNGKPVPVSETKRCAIYTRKSTAHGLEQEFSSLDAQREACERYVEGQGHLGWRLLPERYDDGGFTGANLERPAFQRLIEDIEAGKIDIVVVYKVDRLSRSLLDFARVMARFNDAGTAFVSVTQNFSTADAMGRLTLNMLMSFAEFEREMIAERTRDKIHAARRRGQWTGGQVPTGYRVEDKRLVIDELEALIVRETFELYEQHRSALAVAQLLNERGRTTKRHKAKNGRVRKARPWSKDAVLRILKNAIYAGYMPCGDELHDGEHEGLIARDRFRRVQALLDSRRGTTSSRGRNPEYRSTGRHCHPNASLRHSR, from the coding sequence ATGAGCAAGCGTTCCAACGGCAAACCGGTCCCGGTATCCGAGACCAAGCGCTGCGCGATCTACACGCGCAAATCGACAGCGCATGGCCTCGAGCAGGAGTTCAGCTCCCTCGACGCCCAGCGCGAGGCCTGCGAGCGCTACGTCGAGGGCCAGGGCCATCTCGGCTGGCGTCTTCTTCCGGAGCGGTACGATGACGGCGGCTTCACCGGCGCCAACCTCGAGCGGCCCGCGTTCCAGCGGCTCATAGAGGACATCGAGGCGGGCAAGATCGACATCGTGGTCGTCTACAAGGTCGACCGCCTGTCGCGATCCCTGCTCGACTTCGCGCGTGTGATGGCCCGCTTCAACGATGCGGGCACGGCTTTCGTCAGCGTCACGCAGAACTTCTCGACGGCCGATGCCATGGGCCGGCTTACGCTCAACATGCTGATGAGCTTCGCCGAGTTCGAGCGCGAGATGATCGCCGAGCGCACGCGTGACAAGATCCACGCAGCGCGCCGGCGTGGCCAGTGGACGGGCGGCCAGGTCCCGACCGGCTATCGCGTCGAAGACAAGCGCCTCGTCATCGATGAGCTCGAAGCGTTGATCGTCCGCGAGACCTTCGAGCTCTACGAGCAGCACCGCTCCGCGCTCGCGGTGGCGCAACTCCTCAACGAGCGAGGCCGGACCACGAAGCGCCACAAGGCCAAGAACGGGAGGGTGCGCAAGGCGCGGCCCTGGTCGAAGGACGCCGTACTACGCATTCTCAAGAACGCCATCTACGCCGGCTACATGCCCTGTGGCGACGAGCTTCACGACGGCGAGCATGAAGGCCTCATCGCTCGCGACCGGTTTCGCCGCGTGCAAGCGCTGCTCGACAGCCGGCGCGGCACCACATCATCTCGTGGCCGCAACCCCGAGTACCGGAGCACGGGACGCCACTGCCATCCGAACGCTTCGCTGCGGCACAGCAGATGA